In a genomic window of Strix aluco isolate bStrAlu1 chromosome 3, bStrAlu1.hap1, whole genome shotgun sequence:
- the PNRC1 gene encoding proline-rich nuclear receptor coactivator 1 yields MVTTTVPPPFLSRISAGTEDPRRLPSALLQRLRRGDSNCENQPSCCLAGPGGSARPALKRVRRKKGKIRPSPAGLLPSRYQQYQQHRTGLGRRAPLGTQGAGELRAHPAPTVSAAPGLVTAPSEEPPAPAPSRPAPSKPLRKEFLKNKMGKTEKAAIPYSQPVHGLHLCEQPKINRQKSKCNVPLTKITSAKKIENFWQDSVSPEIIQKQEKKPLKNTENFRNAKSKKPITLTEVSQKENYAGAKFSDPPSPSVLPKPPSHWVGGTAEPSDQNRELMAVHLKTLLKVQA; encoded by the exons ATGGTCACCACCACGGTGCCGCCGCCCTTCCTGTCTCGGATCTCGGCAGGCACCGAAGACCCCAGGCGGCTGCCCTCCGCTCTTCTCCAGCGCCTCAGGCGAGGGGACAGCAACTGTGAGaaccagcccagctgctgcctcGCGGGCCCGGGGGGCAGCGCGCGGCCCGCGCTGAAGAGAGTCCGGCGGAAGAAGGGGAAGATccggcccagccccgcggggCTCCTACCCAGCCGCTACCAGCAGTACCAACAGCATCGCACCGGCCTGGGGAGAAGGGCCCCGCTGGGGACGCAGGGCGCGGGCGAACTTCGAGCTCACCCTGCGCCAACGGTCTCAGCCGCCCCTGGCCTGGTCACGGCCCCCTCGGAGGAGCCTCCCGCGCCCGCCCCCTCAAGACCCGCTCCCAGCAAACCCCTCAGGAAGGAG TTCTTAAAGAACAAGATGGGAAAGACCGAGAAGGCTGCCATCCCCTACAGCCAGCCCGTTCACGGTTTACATCTGTGTGAACAACCAAAGATTAACAGACAGAAGAGTAAATGTAACGTGCCACTGACAAAGATCACGTCAGCAAAAAAGATAGAGAACTTCTGGCAAGATTCTGTATCGCCAGAAATAAttcagaagcaggagaaaaagccaCTTAAAAACACAGAGAACTTCAGAAATGCCAAGTCCAAGAAACCTATCACCCTAACTGAAGTGAGCCAAAAAGAAAATTACGCTGGGGCAAAATTTAGTGACCCACCATCTCCTAGTGTCCTTCCAAAGCCTCCCAGCCACTGGGTGGGTGGCACAGCTGAACCGTCTGACCAAAACAGGGAGTTGATGGCAGTCCATTTGAAAACTCTCCTAAAAGTTCAAGCATAG
- the LOC141921246 gene encoding LOW QUALITY PROTEIN: uncharacterized protein LOC141921246 (The sequence of the model RefSeq protein was modified relative to this genomic sequence to represent the inferred CDS: deleted 1 base in 1 codon), with the protein MVAQSDPLLGEHGGGVKGAASSARCCYPSGARPLPPRHQSPCEDAASGTPLHRAPPISAKRRPRWPRLGQSEATQTLGATPASAGRPIRADTNSGHAPVSKSSARSARRTGGVGGPPCESRRPIGRHTNSLGHAPERPAANRGGRKQAAARPLLGGGAPAGRHASPAMEVPALRPAAAAGLPAAAAAAAEEEEEEPSREAAGRRRDERSLEALSLAAAGGAAAGRQLPEGRRATLASALELEGTVLREGRLTQFVANNLERRIRLSGAPRGEPAAAAAGGGGSIPAIDPGALQDVVALAGQVAAQVDELLRNVHCGLQALTALSVGCIQTYRDGVESLGEAADLSIRAMYALVARCEELDRAMQPVPALAKRIRDMKGTLERLEGLCK; encoded by the exons ATGGTGGCGCAATCGGATCCGCTGCTAGGAGAACATGGCGGGGGAGTGAAAGGAGCAGCCAGCAGCGCC CGGTGTTGTTACCCGAGCGGGGCACGCCCCCTTCCGCCCCGCCACCAATCGCCGTGCGAGGATGCCGCCAGCGGCACGCCTCTCCACCGCGCTCCGCCAATCTCGGCGAAACGGCGGCCCCGCTGGCCCCGCCTCGGCCAATCGGAAGCGACACAAACACTTGGGGCCACGCCCGCTTCCGCAGGTCGCCCAATCCGGGCAGACACAAACAGCGGGCACGCCCCAGTCTCCAAGTCCTCGGCCCGCAGCGCGAGGCGAACGGGCGGGGTGGGCGGTCCTCCGTGCGAGAGCCGCCGGCCAATCGGGCGGCACACAAACAGCCTCGGCCACGCCCCCGAGCGCCCCGCAGCCAATCGAGGCGGACGTAAACAGGCGGCGGCGCGCCCCCTGCTGGGCGGCGGCGCGCCGGCGGGCAGGCACGCGTCGCCCGCCATGGAGGTGCCGGCGCTGCGGCCCGCGGCGGCTGCCGGGCtcccggccgcggcggcggcagcagcggaggaggaggaggaggaacccAGCCGtgaggcggcggggcggaggcggGACGAGCGGAGCTTAGAGGCCCTGAGCCTGGCTGCCgctggcggggcggcggcggggcggcagcTGCCGGAGGGGCGGCGGGCGACGCTGGCGAGCGCCCTAGAGCTGGAGGGGACGGTGCTGCGCGAGGGGCGCCTCACCCAGTTCGTAGCCAACAACCTGGAGCGGCGGATCCGGCTGAGCGGCGCCCCGCGGGGCgagccggcggcggcagcggcggggggcggcggctcTATCCCCGCCATCGACCCCGGGGCGCTGCAGGACGTGGTGGCCCTGGCCGGGCAGGTGGCGGCGCAGGTGGACGAGCTGCTGCGCAACGTGCACTGCGGCCTGCAGGCCCTGACGGCGCTCAGCGTCGGCTGCATCCAGACCTACCGCGACGGCGTGGAGAGCCTGGGCGAGGCGGCCGACCTCAGCATCCGCGCCATGTACGCGCTGGTGGCGCGCTGCGAGGAGCTGGACCGCGCCATGCAGCCCGTGCCCGCCCTGGCCAAGCGCATCCGCGACATGAAGGGCACCCTGGAGCGGCTGGAGGGGCTCTGCAAGTAG